In one Alnus glutinosa chromosome 12, dhAlnGlut1.1, whole genome shotgun sequence genomic region, the following are encoded:
- the LOC133851415 gene encoding uncharacterized protein LOC133851415 isoform X1, whose amino-acid sequence MGFNFVYRCLQEVFPKIDSRLLRAVAIEHPKDADQAVDVVLKEIIPYLSYQTISPTYSPEDVEVESGEQMDWLSQQQVIDKPDMGPSSEPQPIDGEAAKEADHTGGALHGDATPLVEALNESTVSDFYEANEGNDQSCVCTENEEVILLGKAQENSVIVGLNQILHATSNDQKQICENTKSEELISWGTSKENDIKVEPELTPPGMTSSINGWQDHLENDWKVYFDFPVADYLDAVAHGESHNAELCLDSSTEVRNSVAQLVPLSTEGHTPVAGGSSDITFKQDYSVSEMSDVEDEPKRDTMVTHSGKVCKIDLLEEIIEDAKNNKKILFSAMERVINMMREVELQEKAAEQAKEEASRGEFDILIKVEEMKQMLARAKEANNMHAGEVYGEKSILATEARELQSRLLSLSDERDKSLAILDEMHQILEARLATAEELRKSAEQERIEKEESAGNALAEQEAIMEKVIRESKMLEQEAEENSKLREFLMDRGRTVDMLQGEISVICQDVRLLKDKFDDRVPLSKSVSSSQTSCILATTSGSSVKSLASDLVPERSLASSGSSLGSVVPEQQGESSKTPKKTSPTSSVHSPSPGTGVKEEEAARAVKALLDEGWDFFDQDADLDI is encoded by the exons ATGGGTTTCAACTTTGTTTACCGATGCTTGCAGGAGGTATTTCCAAAG ATTGATTCTCGCTTGCTGAGGGCTGTTGCTATTGAACATCCCAAGGATGCTGATCAAGCTGTGGATGTTGTTCTTAAGGAGATCATCCCTTATTTGTCCTATCAGACCATCAGTCCTACTTATTCTCCTGAGGATGTTGAAG TTGAATCTGGGGAGCAGATGGACTGGTTGAGCCAGCAGCAGGTAATTGACAAACCAGACATGGGACCTTCTTCAGAACCACAGCCAATAGATGGTGAGGCTGCCAAGGAGGCAGATCATACAGGTGGTGCTCTTCATGGTGATGCAACACCTCTGGTTGAGGCGCTGAATGAATCTACTGTTTCTGATTTCTATGAGGCAAATGAAGGTAATGATCAATCATGTGTATGTACAGAAAACGAGGAAGTGATTTTATTGGGGAAGGCTCAAGAAAACAGTGTCATAGTGGGGTTGAATCAGATTCTCCATGCCACATCAAATGATCAGAAGCAAATTTGTGAAAATACTAAAAGTGAAGAATTGATTTCTTGGGGAACTTCTAAAGAAAATGATATCAAAGTTGAGCCAGAGCTGACCCCCCCTGGCATGACCTCTTCAATAAATGGATGGCAAGACCATCTGGAAAATGATTGGAAAGTTTATTTTGACTTTCCTGTGGCTGACTACTTGGATGCAGTTGCTCATGGAGAAAGCCACAATGCAGAATTGTGTTTGGATAGCAGCACGGAGGTGAGAAATTCTGTGGCTCAACTGGTTCCCCTATCTACCGAAGGGCATACTCCAGTGGCTGGTGGCTCTTCAGATATTACTTTCAAGCAAGACTATTCTGTTAGCGAAATGAGTGATGTTGAGGATGAGCCTAAAAGGGACACCATGGTTACCCATTCtggcaaagtatgtaaaattGATCTTCTTGAAGAGATTATTGAAGATGCCAAGAATAACAAG AAAATCTTGTTTTCAGCTATGGAAAGAGTGATCAACATGATGAGAGAGGTGGAACTTCAGGAGAAAGCTGCAGAACAAGCCAAAGAGGAAGCTTCTAGGGGAGAGTTTGATATTCTGATCAAGGTGGAAGAAATGAAACAGATGTTGGCACGTGCAAAGGAAGCAAATAACATG CATGCGGGAGAAGTTTATGGAGAGAAGTCAATTTTAGCAACTGAAGCGAGGGAGCTTCAGTCTCGCCTGCTCAGCTTGTCTGATGAAAGGGATAAATCCCTTGCAATTCTTGATGAG ATGCACCAAATTCTAGAAGCACGACTAGCCACAGCAGAAGAGTTGAGGAAATCAGCTGAGCAGGAAAGgattgaaaaagaagaatctgCAGGAAATGCTCTTGCTGAACAAGAAGCTATTATGGAGAAGGTAATTCGGGAGTCAAAGATGCTAGAACAGGAGGCAGAGGAGAATTCCAAG TTACGGGAGTTTCTGATGGACCGAGGACGCACTGTTGATATGTTGCA AGGAGAAATTTCTGTTATTTGTCAGGACGTGAGGCTATTGAAAGATAAGTTTGATGACCGTGTTCCATTAAGCAAATCCGTTTCTTCAAGCCAGACTAGTTGCATCTTAGCTACTACTTCAGGATCATCTGTGAAAAGCTTGGCATCTGATTTGGTTCCTGAGCGCAGCTTAGCTTCTTCAGGCTCATCCCTCGGAAGTGTGGTACCTGAGCAACAAGGGGAGTCATCTAAGACCCCAAAGAAGACGAGCCCAACATCCTCTGTTCACAGCCCATCACCGGGAACCGGagttaaagaggaagaagcAGCCAGAGCTGTTAAAGCGCTTTTGGATGAAGGGTGGGATTTCTTTGACCAAGATGCAGACTTGGACATCTGA
- the LOC133851415 gene encoding uncharacterized protein LOC133851415 isoform X2, giving the protein MGFNFVYRCLQEVFPKIDSRLLRAVAIEHPKDADQAVDVVLKEIIPYLSYQTISPTYSPEDVEVESGEQMDWLSQQQVIDKPDMGPSSEPQPIDGEAAKEADHTENEEVILLGKAQENSVIVGLNQILHATSNDQKQICENTKSEELISWGTSKENDIKVEPELTPPGMTSSINGWQDHLENDWKVYFDFPVADYLDAVAHGESHNAELCLDSSTEVRNSVAQLVPLSTEGHTPVAGGSSDITFKQDYSVSEMSDVEDEPKRDTMVTHSGKVCKIDLLEEIIEDAKNNKKILFSAMERVINMMREVELQEKAAEQAKEEASRGEFDILIKVEEMKQMLARAKEANNMHAGEVYGEKSILATEARELQSRLLSLSDERDKSLAILDEMHQILEARLATAEELRKSAEQERIEKEESAGNALAEQEAIMEKVIRESKMLEQEAEENSKLREFLMDRGRTVDMLQGEISVICQDVRLLKDKFDDRVPLSKSVSSSQTSCILATTSGSSVKSLASDLVPERSLASSGSSLGSVVPEQQGESSKTPKKTSPTSSVHSPSPGTGVKEEEAARAVKALLDEGWDFFDQDADLDI; this is encoded by the exons ATGGGTTTCAACTTTGTTTACCGATGCTTGCAGGAGGTATTTCCAAAG ATTGATTCTCGCTTGCTGAGGGCTGTTGCTATTGAACATCCCAAGGATGCTGATCAAGCTGTGGATGTTGTTCTTAAGGAGATCATCCCTTATTTGTCCTATCAGACCATCAGTCCTACTTATTCTCCTGAGGATGTTGAAG TTGAATCTGGGGAGCAGATGGACTGGTTGAGCCAGCAGCAGGTAATTGACAAACCAGACATGGGACCTTCTTCAGAACCACAGCCAATAGATGGTGAGGCTGCCAAGGAGGCAGATCATACAG AAAACGAGGAAGTGATTTTATTGGGGAAGGCTCAAGAAAACAGTGTCATAGTGGGGTTGAATCAGATTCTCCATGCCACATCAAATGATCAGAAGCAAATTTGTGAAAATACTAAAAGTGAAGAATTGATTTCTTGGGGAACTTCTAAAGAAAATGATATCAAAGTTGAGCCAGAGCTGACCCCCCCTGGCATGACCTCTTCAATAAATGGATGGCAAGACCATCTGGAAAATGATTGGAAAGTTTATTTTGACTTTCCTGTGGCTGACTACTTGGATGCAGTTGCTCATGGAGAAAGCCACAATGCAGAATTGTGTTTGGATAGCAGCACGGAGGTGAGAAATTCTGTGGCTCAACTGGTTCCCCTATCTACCGAAGGGCATACTCCAGTGGCTGGTGGCTCTTCAGATATTACTTTCAAGCAAGACTATTCTGTTAGCGAAATGAGTGATGTTGAGGATGAGCCTAAAAGGGACACCATGGTTACCCATTCtggcaaagtatgtaaaattGATCTTCTTGAAGAGATTATTGAAGATGCCAAGAATAACAAG AAAATCTTGTTTTCAGCTATGGAAAGAGTGATCAACATGATGAGAGAGGTGGAACTTCAGGAGAAAGCTGCAGAACAAGCCAAAGAGGAAGCTTCTAGGGGAGAGTTTGATATTCTGATCAAGGTGGAAGAAATGAAACAGATGTTGGCACGTGCAAAGGAAGCAAATAACATG CATGCGGGAGAAGTTTATGGAGAGAAGTCAATTTTAGCAACTGAAGCGAGGGAGCTTCAGTCTCGCCTGCTCAGCTTGTCTGATGAAAGGGATAAATCCCTTGCAATTCTTGATGAG ATGCACCAAATTCTAGAAGCACGACTAGCCACAGCAGAAGAGTTGAGGAAATCAGCTGAGCAGGAAAGgattgaaaaagaagaatctgCAGGAAATGCTCTTGCTGAACAAGAAGCTATTATGGAGAAGGTAATTCGGGAGTCAAAGATGCTAGAACAGGAGGCAGAGGAGAATTCCAAG TTACGGGAGTTTCTGATGGACCGAGGACGCACTGTTGATATGTTGCA AGGAGAAATTTCTGTTATTTGTCAGGACGTGAGGCTATTGAAAGATAAGTTTGATGACCGTGTTCCATTAAGCAAATCCGTTTCTTCAAGCCAGACTAGTTGCATCTTAGCTACTACTTCAGGATCATCTGTGAAAAGCTTGGCATCTGATTTGGTTCCTGAGCGCAGCTTAGCTTCTTCAGGCTCATCCCTCGGAAGTGTGGTACCTGAGCAACAAGGGGAGTCATCTAAGACCCCAAAGAAGACGAGCCCAACATCCTCTGTTCACAGCCCATCACCGGGAACCGGagttaaagaggaagaagcAGCCAGAGCTGTTAAAGCGCTTTTGGATGAAGGGTGGGATTTCTTTGACCAAGATGCAGACTTGGACATCTGA